TACTCCTCCACAGTCAATGATTTTTGTTTCAAATTGTGAAGTTTGATGAAAACTTCTTGCCTGTAATACTGTGGAAGGAACTTTTTTCTTAGTTCACGACGCATTTTATCCCATGTCTTAATCTTGCTCCGCCCTTCTCTTTCTCGCTGACGCTTGAGATTCTCCCATCATACTGACGCATGCTTCTTCAACTTGATTACTACAAGCTTCACACGCTTATCATCTAGAATATCTTTCAACTCGAACACTCTTTCCACTGTGCAAAGCCAGTCAATGAAATCATCAGGTTGGAGTCTCCCTTCAAACTCAGGAATATCAATTTTGATTCTTAAGTCTTTAGCTTTCGTGTTGTTGTGTCGTGCTCTCGTGTGGACAAATCTTCAGacgaagaagaataatgaaatggATTTCCATTATCCTCTTCGCTAGAAGGACTGTCTTCAGTCTGGTTTCCATGATTATGTTGAGCAGCATCATATTTTGCAAGTTGCTCTTGCAACTCCTTAACTTGACGGCGTAATTCTTTCACTTCAATTTCTTGAATAGTTCTACGCTTCGGATCCATCTTTTACTACTATGCAATTTGCTTGGATGTTGATGttgtgatgatgatgaggatgcacaatgatgataatgatgggGATGAACGAAGATAATCACCAATAGAAatggaaagaagagaaaagaacgatataattaactaatataattaacTTACTAACTTTACTTGCTCCTGCATCATTCTCCCTGGGTTGAAAGAACTCTTGCATGGAAAGACTTGTGATAGCAGATGATCAATCTCATTGATGAATCCACACCAAAAGATTGATTGATCTTATTGATGAATTCACACCAAAAGATCCTATTGGTGACTCCACACCAAAGACCCGCACTCACAAATCAGATAAAATTTTACAACATCTGTGGCAGCAGACGATCTCATTGATGAATTCACACCAAAAAATCCTATTAGCGAATCCACGCCAAAAATCTGCACcacaaatcaaataaaatttcaCTAAAACAAGGTGAAGGCCATGAGGACCGACcttgctctgataccaaattgacGCCGGGACGTCCACTTGGGTCACCAATCTTGGCGAGGTTAACAACCCAACTATGGTGAAGGTAGCCAAGATTCTACCTTGGTTGGCTAAGCCAAGGATGCACCTCTTACTCTCAAAGAGCTTAGAGGAAAATAAGCACACaacttatttaaatatatactcAATCAATTCAACTCTAATGAATAAAAGGGATACATACGCATATTTATACTAGTAGGGGAGGGGAGCCTTCATGACTCGGGCGATATGGGAATAACTCATAAcacaatataataatatatgctAAACTAGACTACTTTAATTAATATTTCTAATAACCTAATAGATGCTCCTGCATCAGTAAGTTTCTCTACACCCATTACCCTCAGAGAtgaagaaaaattcaaattgaaaGAAATGAACTAACATCTTTTACTCGTAGTTTAAAAAATCCCTTTGAAACTGTTGAGTTCAAGCCTtctacttttaaaaaaatatttgtgatTCCCAAATGAAAATTAATTGACACAATTTATCAACCAGTTAAGATCTCCCATTTAATCCCAACCCTTCATTTAAACTAAACCGGTGTCTAATCAATGAACAGTCTTTCATTTATGTCAACTCCATTTATTGTATTtcttctttaaaattttaatttttcaaattctaaACAAGTACTCTATCCATGATGTTTTAACAAAGAAGATTGAGATGGGGCTGTACATTTATAACATATAAGCCGAGCTATACAAATCGTCGTCTAAATAAGCTCAACCTGCTTCATTAAAAATTTCACCAGGCTTAGCTTAGGGACTATGATGTGGCCGTTATAAATCGGTTATCAAAAGCTTGGTATGTACATTATAAATCAACAATTAAAACCATGACGATCAAATCAGAACGTTATAATTTTCAAACGTTACCCCTACGGTAACTGATAAATCTCAAAATTCGGATTTACCGCTATAAAACCAGAAGAAGAACTCGTCAAAAGGTAGGCAAAAAATTCTAAAGAGATAAGATATGTACTAAATtgacttaagcattggagtgcCTTTTGCAGGTACTTCTCTCCTTTTTTCGTTGTTCGTTTCCATACCGAGGTGCATCCTTGCTGGAGATAAAAGATCAAGAACAAAGACCTAGGAGCTCGGTACAAAGGCTCAAGACAGGCGAGCTAACCTCGGTCAGTCAAGTCagaacaataatatttttaaattttaaaaattattttatcaaatatatttgttgttatttatatttattaaaaattatttttaatttaatttatcaaacataaatactacaatctttaaaaaattaacttctAAAAATTAGCTTTTATAAActagttttaaaaaataaaaccttTATCAAGCCAAAGATTTaatgtttttcttttgaaaaagaaCATCCTcgaagataaaaaaattagaaattaaattttaaaaatattagaaataaacATATACTACatgtatacaaaaaaaatcagtAATTCATGTTGAATACATATATATTACAATACAAaatatacataataaataatttaatgactaactttttatatacatataatagtTTTAAGGGCAATTTACTGAAATAAATATTATGGCCTCCAAATTTATCAGAATATACATTTTGCAAAATAGATACCGAAATGCATTTTTTTCACAAACTATGTAAACCGCGACAGGGATCCCGCAGTTTACGAATGCACGTAATCCGCTACAAGGGTGTCGCGGTTTACGTTCGAATCAAACCTTCACATAATCCACGGTAGGGGTGTCGTGATTTATGTGTGTTTTGCAAACGTGCATAAACCACTACAGGGGTCTAGCAGTTTATGCTTTAGTGTGGACTTAGTTCATTTTCCATGGATTATGTGATATTGGATGAAACTTTGGTATGCCTTTTTTATGTATGGCGCAACATAGATTGGTGCTTTGATTTAATTGAAATTAGTCTCTTAAACTCATAGAATTACCAACAAAATTAGAACACCTTTACCTAAGAGAATCACAACTACGTAGAGAATCGCTAACAATACATGGAAAAACATAGACTAAAATAGGACAACAACACAAATaagtaaagaaaaatgaaagctAATCATGACAACCTAATGACACCTATGCCTTGGCTGTGGGTGCAGATCCTCGCTGAGGGCAAGTCCTGCGTGTGTGTCTTGTCTGTTTGCATAGCCCACATCGCTTCGGCCGACTAGTATCGGCCTCATCCATGGTGCTACGGATACCTCGGTCACCCTTCTCTGGCACGTCTCATGCAAGGATCAGGAACGACAGTAGGACCGTCGTTCGGTGGCCACAGACCCTCTGGAACAGCCGAACAGGGAATAAAAACCCCATCCGGTATACACTGAACATCTTACTTATGGTATAAATCTCATGGACGTACGTAGCCCAGTCTAACTGGAACTGAGCACAGCATGCAATCGCATGGCAGCACGGGTAATGGAGAGCTTGAAAGTGCCTGTAGTCACAAGTGCGATCTCTGAGGAAAACTCGATACGTCCCAAGCGAAAAGTTACCGGTAGGAGTCGTCTCAGCCCCGGTATACTCAGACTTATGTCTGTTGAATAGAGTAACCATGAAGCACCTGGAATCTTTCAAGTTGCGGTCTATCACCTTGACCAGTGCCTGACAAAACTGTTGGCCTGATCCCAACTGCGCCTCTGCTGTCTGCCCTCGGATGACAAAAAGCCCTACTAACCTCTCATATATGGATTTCACAAGTGCAGTAACTGGCAGATTCCATGTCCCCTTCAATACAGAGTTAACACACTCGGATATATTCGTCGTCATGTGGTCGAACTGTCTGCCTCCATCCTGGTGTTGGATCCACTTATCATACTCCCGTCGGTTGGCCCAATCACACGTGGCCGAATTCTCAGTCCTCATAATATCAAACCAGTAGTCAAACTCTGCCTCAGTCTTGGCATACGCCGCATTCACAAGCAGCCTCCTTGCATCCTGGCCCTTGAAACTGAGAGCAAAATTAGCTGCAACGTGTTGAATGCAATACGCTCGATATGCATGAGGTGGTAGTCAACCACTGTCTGGTGCCTCAAGTGCAATCTTAATGCCGTTGTGTCTCTCAAAGATCACCAGAATGCCTTCTTGCGGGGTCACATGTTGACGCAAGTGGGATAAGAAAAAATCCCACGACTCAGCATTCTCCACCTCAACAAGTGCAAACACAACCGGCAACATATTCGAGTTTACATCTTGCGCAATAGCCAGAAGCAAAGTCCCGCCATACTTCCCATACAGATGTATACCATCAATGCTGATTAGTGACTTTCAATGTTTAAAAGCCTCAATGCATGGAGGGAATGTCCAAAAAAGATGATGAAAGTACACTGTAGACTCATCAACCTCATCACCTACACGCACTAGAGAAGTCTTCAACAAAGCAAAGGTTCTGTCCATCGTTGCTTGCATCCCAAGGATCCACCGGGGTAACTCGGCATACGATTCTTCCTAATCCCCGTAGATCTGTGCGACTGCCTTCTGCTTTACCTTCCACACCTTCCTATAACTAGGCCTGAATCCGTAGGTTGACTGAGTAGCTTCTTGCAACACCTTTATCGTAACCACTGCATCCGCTCTAACTAACGGATAGATCCTCGCACAAATTACGTGGTAATCGAGTTGTCGGTGGTTGTTCGAAATCGAAGTGGCCAGGCAAGTgtgagctctgttgtaccttcTAATCTCCCAGTTACCCTTGCGCTGCTGAAGTGCCACGCAGATCATCCACGTGTAGCCGTTTCCAAACTCCTTGCATCTTCCAACATACTTCAAATGATCTGATTCCATAACCTGATATTGAACTCCACGACGAATGCTATAATCCTTAATACTCATCACAGCTTCCACCTTAGTCTAGAAAGATTGGCCAATCTGAAATTTCCCAAAAGTATTACCCTCGTGTAATCCTTGGCCTCCGAAGGTGTGTGCCTCGTTCGGTTGTTGACTCACTTCTTCCAAATTCAGTGTCAAGAAATATGGCGGTTGTTGGTGGGACCCAGAACTCGATGGGTCCTGAGGTGCAGGCGGGGCCATCGGAGTCTCCTCCTCACTATCCCCCGATATGTGATCGGGTTCATCGTCCGAATCATCTTCTCGCATCGCGTCCTCAATGTGATCCGGCTCATCACTACCAACAAGACCAGTAATCAAACCAGCTGACCTAGCTGCCAGTGCTAGAACAAGTGGAGGTGCAGCTACGAGACAACCAAGTGCAATGACAGGCATCGAAGTAGAAGCACCCCCACCATCGTCGACTAAGAATTTGGCGCTGAAGTCCTGGAACTGTCGACATCGTCTTCCAACTTGGCAAACAACTTGTGTATTCTCACCTCTGAAAAATTCCGCCGACAATGAAATAAGACATCCATGTCTTCATCTGACCCTATCACAAATGTTTCATACTGCACACCACTTGACACAACCGTCATCGGAATCTTGTAGAACACCTTCTTCACCAACTTGGCCCCACACAACTCTGCCTTCTGCAATATGTTCCTCTTTAGATCCGATAAAGTATCAGTGGAACGGATAAAAACGCTTAGCGGTTCTTTATCAGTGAACTTAACACCATGcctattacttttttttattttaccagAACAGTGGACCGAAACCAACAAGCTCTCCTCACTATCCATTTGTGAAAGTGTGAAAATGACTCTCTACAAATGTCCCACTCCCTATCTTGAGTGGTATATATTGGCGAATTTGACAAAGCATAAACCGCTAGACCCCTGTAGTAGTTTATGCACGTTTGAAAAATACACATAAACCGCGACACCCCTATCGCGGATTTTGTGAAGGTTTCCTTCGAACGTAAACCGCGACACCCCTGTAGCAGATTACGTGCATTTGTAAACCGCGGGACCCCTGTCGCAGTTTACATAGTTTATGGAAAAAAATGCATTTCAGTATCCATTTTGCAAAATGTATATTCTGATAAATTTGGAAGCCATAATATTTATTTCGGTAAATTGCCCTAGTATTGATAAGTAAACAGacctttttttaaatataaattgacgtataataatattattggtCGTtagtaaatatttattttttaaaaatttaattataacaATATTTGTATCTATACATAAAtagatattatattttataaaatacaatGTCTCACAAAATTTTAGTCATTAAATGAgctattatgtatttatatataaatatatgtattttttaatttatttttaatgtaaaatttatGTTTCAAAATGTATTTTATAAAgatgattaatttttttctgtacatatataacatttttttattaattatgctAGATGTATACCAAAATcagcaattaaaataaattattaatataaaatatatattaaaatataaaaatatatttacaaaaattaaaaataaattaaattatacatatatttataataaaataacatttttattttacacATATATTCTTTCAggattataattttatatatacatccTCGAAGACTCAATTCAAATCTCAGGACATTTCAATCTTCACCATCCCTCATCCCGAGCACAATTGATCTGAAACATTACTATATACCAAAGCCAGTTAGCGTAATaacataaacaaaattaaaaaaataaaaaagaaaaaacggGTGGAATTTAATTAGAGGTCCTATTTAAGGACAAGTACCAAAGACAGGAGAGAATGGCATAAGAAAAGGCGAGTTATTGCTCCctattttaatttgttgttgGTCTTGAATTCTTGATCATGAGTTGTCCTTCCAAAATCTCTCAATTGGGTTTGGCCTTCTTGTCTCTTAGTTTATGTTCCCACAtcttaaaaagaagataataataatattttcaaTGTAAACCTAGTAGTCAACCAACCTAACTCAGTATCTTTGTCAGTCTCTATTGTGATCACAACAATCCAAAAAAGACCAAACAATGTGACACCTTTGACTTTCATTTCTCCTATACCACTCCCTGCATatacttaaattaaaaaattaacaacttTGATACATTCTTTATGGATTTTAACAGACAGCcccttcttttaaaaaaaaaaaaaaaaaaaactaaatttggCTTGACTCACATGTCTTGATGGGAATGGATTTATTTGATTAAGTATATATGTTGATGAAACATAAAACATAGGAAATTGAAAACAGGTATTGAAAGAATTTTGTAATGTAAGCaatttaacataataaatataGCAGTTGTTGATTTTATGACTTGAACATACGAATTCAAAGTTACTAGCTAGAAAGGTGTTAACATGGATCCTAAGTTGGGTTAGCTCGCTCCTGCAGATAAGAGGAGCATAATTCCAATAAACAATGATCAGTAATAATAATACTTGCAAGAGATACTGACGATTAAGTCAGTAAAAGTGTAAAAGGTAAAAATTAGAATGACATTTATGCATAAGTCaaatttcatacaaaaaatttatagaGAATCCAAGTGAATCTATACTGAATTTATTATCAATGATGTTAAGTGTAAACtcaaattaattatcaatataaaatatattaaaaataaattaaattatatatatttatacgtaaatgcataataattaatttaatgtcTGATTTTGTATATATGCATGCATAGTATTTTTAGTTTACTATTTAGTCTAAATTTGACTCAAATTTCACTTTATAAACGAACAAGCCCTTGGAAGAGAAGTACTTAGGTCACCTACTATTCTTAGGTCTAACTAAGAAAGAAAATTGTTTAATTGGCACtcacttttaaataaaataactatacaaaaaagaaaaggccgttttattataatagtaataataatgtACCATAATAGTATTCATTTTAGGAGCAAGCGCACACTTTACTGAAAAACACATCGTATTGTGTCTAAGGCTTGCATATGTACTCGaggaaataaaatattaatcatATTACGCATGAAATAGTGAAATCTATAGTACATATACATAGTTTAAGTGTTAAACAACTATTAGTGAAACTTACGTGTTATCTGGTCCAAGACCAAAACGTTGATTAGTGGCTGCTTTTACGCATGTCTTtatcttttctatttctttatTATTAGCACAAAAAACCAGGCTCAATAACCATATTCAATTTCTCATTCCCTAATAAATTCAAAGACGACAGAAAGtgattataattatatttataaatatatattattattaggtTGATAGTTAGGATTTagctaatatatattttaacaaCACAAATTAAGATTAGTATTACtaaaagttttaaatattttattttaatagaataagataatatttttgttcAAATCTTTGGAACAAGTATTAATGTAATCTCTAAGGTATTTATGTCATTTCAAACGTTTTACTCAATGTTATTTTACTATTAACTCAAAGgttaatagtcaaattagtctctaaaaataatatattttttaaatttgtttctaAAAAATGAGACATTCTTTAAATTTGTCTCTAAAagattttttcaatcaaattagTCTTTCAAATATTACGAATTTATCATATTTGTCCTTCAGTGactctattaataatttttgtcaATGATTGATCACGTAAAATATTAACTGATATCATACATGATACCTAACATATCTAATTGTATGCTgactaaatatatttataaaaatctaTCAATTTAGACATTAGGTCATTTTGAGAATATAGTttatataattgaaaaaaatagacTAAATTAATAGATTTTGATGAATATATTTAGTTAACATCCAATTAGATATGTCAAGTATTATGTATGTTATCAATTACGTTTTATATCATCAATTGTTGACGAAAATTATTAATGAAGTCActtaaataagaataaatatgattaattcgtaatttttaaaagactaatttaattaaaaaaatcttttaaaaataaatttaaaaaatgtctgatcttttagaattaatttaactattaacccattaactcaataaaaaaattacaaataaaaaggGTAATCATATAAAGTAAATGTTGCACGTGACAAACTtctataatattaataatatgaatgaatttaaaaaaaaattctgttataaaaaatttcagatATTATATCTCATTTCTCACTTGATATCAATATTAATTTCTTATATCTATGCTGCAATATCAGATCATGTTTTCCTTTAGTAAATTacagaaaaaaaatgaaaaattgagAAATTCGaggagaatatatatatatatatatatatatatatatatatatatatatatcatttattagtatttttaggGAAGTTAAAAGTGACGATAATGTTAAATCAGATTGGTATTACTCACCAACTCAATGTTAATATATACAAGGTGAAAACTTCTTttttaatatagaataaatataaaaaattaatttttaattaattaacataaattttttttataaatttttttttttacttctaggcttcaatttaaaatttagaatttagaatttaaaatttaatatttaaagtttaggatttataatttaaaaaaaaaataaatactttataaACATTGATTGACACTGaaaaaagattaatttttgAGTTGTGcacttttaaataaataattatttataaaaaattctaattatttcaTTATTTCATAAAATACTGTTGAAACGAGTTACTTTTTACGCTCAAaactcaaaagagcaaaaaatagtattgagaaataaaaataaatagaaagaaaaaagaataggAAAAAGACAAAGGCAGTAGTAGTAATCTGATTTGCAGAATAGATTATAAATAATGCAGACGGTCCGAGATCTGTCTATCTGCTTCAGAAGACAAATTGAGAATCATCATCATTTGAGAGTAATGGAAGAAAGCATGTCAGGCTTTTGCATAAGCGACGGAAGAGGAAGTGTTGCTAATAACAATAATAGTGGCGGAAGTGGAACAAAGTGTGGGCGTTGGAACCCAACAACCGAACAAGTGAAGGTTCTGACAGAACTTTTCAGCTCTGGACTCAGAACTCCAAGCACCGATCAGATTCAGAGGATCTCTAATCAGCTCAGTTTCTATGGCAAAATTGAAAGCAAGAATGTCTTCTATTGGTTTCAGAATCATAAGGCTAGGGAGAGACAGAAAAGAAGAAGGCTTTCTTTTGATCATGATCATGGAAGTGGTGGAGTTGGAGATAATCATAGCACCATCAATATCAATCATTCTTCTACACAAAGTAAGTATCATACATATGTCCTCTTCgatttaatttgtgtttttgtattttttatttttagaaattcttgaaaaaaaattaaaacaagaaaataaaaagttaaatatttttgttgtatt
This sequence is a window from Arachis stenosperma cultivar V10309 chromosome 10, arast.V10309.gnm1.PFL2, whole genome shotgun sequence. Protein-coding genes within it:
- the LOC130958095 gene encoding WUSCHEL-related homeobox 5-like isoform X1 — translated: MEESMSGFCISDGRGSVANNNNSGGSGTKCGRWNPTTEQVKVLTELFSSGLRTPSTDQIQRISNQLSFYGKIESKNVFYWFQNHKARERQKRRRLSFDHDHGSGGVGDNHSTININHSSTQTGFAQLYSESEKVIETLQLFPLNSFGESESSDKLSSRVHANDQCRDNNNLMFSYTMGEQIDHPPLDLRLSFM
- the LOC130958095 gene encoding WUSCHEL-related homeobox 5-like isoform X2; its protein translation is MEESMSGFCISDGRGSVANNNNSGGSGTKCGRWNPTTEQVKVLTELFSSGLRTPSTDQIQRISNQLSFYGKIESKNVFYWFQNHKARERQKRRRLSFDHDHGSGGVGDNHSTININHSSTQSFAQLYSESEKVIETLQLFPLNSFGESESSDKLSSRVHANDQCRDNNNLMFSYTMGEQIDHPPLDLRLSFM